From the Corythoichthys intestinalis isolate RoL2023-P3 chromosome 13, ASM3026506v1, whole genome shotgun sequence genome, one window contains:
- the tmem168a gene encoding transmembrane protein 168-A: protein MAPDEEELTVGKPKEVDMITSIRCLGYLSSLNLLVAVCVGMYVRWEVTSEPMILVIFILGLFVLGIASILHYYFGMEQVSLSLFHLWFGFLLGLLCFLNSPALDSNVKEVVANYLLLASVVMKAVWAVTERICQSIRYKACLLKSTEFLELLGFAIASTTMLLNKSVAIVGLMVALGALVVDLRMKSLFALPNLVSFALVTSLVFFQALGIAANPFALGCYLGRLLSEPVLDVYFSPLGATDRWTPVLTLSNMWRRLSLPPLSLLELTFIVLAAFKLSHLDLWYLVIPGFCLFGLFWSICHVILLITIWGFHTKLSECQKAWRAQRSSSRSLDQVMASRGIRHFCLISERLVFFSLLSTVILGAVSWQPANGLFLSALLIVLPLESLAHGLFHELGSCLGGTCVGYALVIPTTFCCADGQATLLPPEQAQQLNLRSTSMLNNVQRLFSHHMIQTFGCDYSASGVTLETLHAKLRNFLELRTVDGPRHDTYLIFYSGHTDKGSGAWALAGGESLHLAQLLELWKEKNAGHCSRLILVLDTENSLQWVKEVRRIDGVYIAVQTTDLSVVAPDPEMGESPALGDFTSEWVEFNCNPNSDTQWSDKGRGMAAVYGVSKRWSDYTLHLPTGSDVAKHWKTHFPKATYPMVHLSNWCCGLNLFWFCSVCLRCFQRCKLAWFPPAVLDTGLGLKLVKS from the exons ATGGCTCCTGACGAAGAAGAGTTGACAGTTGGGAAACCCAAGGAAGTGGACATGATCACATCAATCCGTTGCCTTGGTTACCTGTCGAGCCTTAATCTCCTGGTGGCTGTATGCGTCGGAATGTATGTCCGATGGGAGGTGACGAGCGAACCGATGATCCTTGTCATCTTCATCCTGGGTCTTTTCGTCCTGGGAATCGCGAGCATCCTTCACTACTACTTTGGGATGGAGCAAGTCAGCTTGAGCCTGTTCCATTTGTGGTTTGGCTTCCTGCTCGGGCTCCTGTGCTTCCTCAACAGTCCTGCTTTGGATTCCAATGTCAAGGAAGTGGTTGCCAACTATCTCCTGTTGGCTAGTGTGGTCATGAAAGCAGTATGGGCTGTGACTGAGCGTATATGCCAGTCCATTCGCTATAAAGCCTGTTTGCTGAAGTCCACAGAGTTCCTGGAACTGCTCGGGTTTGCTATCGCTAGCACCACTATGCTGCTGAACAAGTCAGTCGCCATTGTTGGACTCATGGTGGCTCTGGGCGCGCTTGTCGTGGACTTGAGGATGAAGTCACTATTCGCTTTGCCCAACCTGGTCAGCTTTGCGCTTGTGACCTCCCTGGTGTTTTTTCAAGCCTTGGGCATCGCCGCCAACCCCTTCGCCTTAGGGTGCTACCTCGGCAGGCTGTTGAGCGAGCCGGTTTTGGACGTGTACTTCAGCCCACTTGGCGCCACCGACCGCTGGACACCTGTGCTCACTTTGAGCAATATGTGGAGGCGGTTGTCCCTCCCGCCGTTGAGCCTTCTGGAGCTGACCTTCATTGTCCTGGCGGCTTTTAAG CTCAGCCACTTGGATCTTTGGTATTTGGTGATCCCAGGCTTTTGCCTCTTCGGCCTCTTCTGGTCCATCTGTCACGTCATTCTTCTCATCACAATATGGGGCTTCCATACCAAGCTGAGCGAGTGCCAGAAGGCCTGGCGGGCACAGCGCTCTAGCAGCCGCAGCCTAGATCAGGTCATGGCCTCCAGGGGAATCCGACACTTTTGCCTCATTTCCGAGCGCCTGGTGTTCTTCAGTTTGCTCTCCACAGTCATATTGGGTGCTGTATCCTGGCAG CCGGCCAACGGTCTCTTCCTAAGCGCTCTGCTGATTGTGCTGCCTTTGGAGTCGTTGGCGCACGGGCTGTTCCACGAACTGGGCAGCTGTCTTGGAGGCACCTGCGTCGGATACGCTTTGGTCATCCCCACGACATTCTGCTG CGCTGATGGCCAGGCCACCCTGCTGCCCCCGGAGCAGGCCCAGCAGTTGAACCTTCGCTCCACGAGCATGCTGAACAACGTGCAGCGTCTCTTCTCGCACCACATGATCCAAACCTTCGGTTGCGACTACTCGGCTAGCGGCGTTACATTAGAGACGTTGCACGCGAAGCTGCGCAACTTCCTGGAACTGCGGACAGTGGACGGCCCGCGCCATGACACTTACCTAATCTTCTACAGCGGACACACGGACAAGGGAAGCGGAGCCTGGGCTCTAGCAG GAGGTGAGAGTCTTCATCTGGCCCAGCTTTTGGAGTTATGGAAGGAGAAGAACGCAGGCCACTGCTCGCGTCTCATCCTGGTCCTGGACACCGAAAACTCCCTACAATGGGTCAAAGAGGTACGTAGGATAGACGGGGTCTACATAGCCGTGCAAACAACCGACCTATCCGTCGTCGCACCCGACCCGGAAATGGGCGAATCGCCCGCACTCGGAGACTTCACTTCCGAATGGGTTGAGTTCAACTGCAACCCGAACAGCGACACTCAGTGGTCAGACAAGGGACGCGGCATGGCGGCGGTCTACGGCGTGTCCAAACGCTGGAGCGACTACACACTTCACCTTCCGACGGGTAGCGACGTGGCCAAGCATTGGAAGACCCATTTTCCCAAGGCGACGTATCCCATGGTGCACTTGTCCAACTGGTGCTGCGGCCTCAACCTGTTTTGGTTTTGCAGCGTGTGTTTGCGCTGCTTTCAGAGGTGCAAACTTGCTTGGTTCCCGCCAGCTGTTTTGGACACTGGGTTAGGTCTTAAATTGGTGAAGTCGTAG